The genomic stretch GACGCATTCTTACTTTATGGAACGTACGGTTTTCCTGCGGAGATGACCGAAGAAATCGTTGCGGAACACGACCTCTCCTTCGACAAAAAAGGCTTTCAAGAAGAATTGGAAAAGGACAGGCAATTCTCCAGAGAATCCTGGAAGGTCCACAAGGTTTCTTTGATGACCGGACTCAACGTCGAAAAGACCGAGTTTTTAGGTTATTCTTCTCTATTCGAAAAAGGGAATATTGCACATTTATTCTTTGATCATAAACCGACTTCCGTTCTCAAAGAAGGTCAGGCGGGCGCGATCGTTTTAAACAAAACGCCTTTTTATCCGGAAGGTGGGGGGCAAGTCGGCGACACCGGATTCTTACGAAACGGAAAGAACGTCTTCAAGGTTCTCGACACACAAAAAGAAAACGACGTCATTATCCACTTCGGAGAAGTCTTGAGCGGAGAATTCTCCACAGGCCAGGATCTGAATGCGGAAGTGGAGCCGCTTCGAAGAGAAAGGCTTCGCTTTCATCACTCGGGGACTCACCTCTTAAACGGTGCGCTCCGAAACTTACTCGGCGATCACGTCCTTCAAAAAGGTTCGATCGTTTCTCCGGAATATCTTCGTTTTGATTTTTCTCATCCTTCCGCTCTGACTCACGAAGAAATTCGCAAGATAGAATCCTGGGTCAACGAATCGATTCGTAAAGACTTCGGAGTTGAAACCAAAGAACTCGCGATCGACGACGCTAAAAAGACCGGCGCCGTCGCGACCTTCGGAGAAAAATACGGAGACAAGGTAAGAGTCGTTCAGATGGGAGACGCTTCCGTAGAATTCTGCGGAGGAACTCACGTTACACATACCGGAGAAATCGGATTCTTCTTTATCAAAAAAGAATCTTCTCCGGGGGCCGGAAACCGTCGTATCGAAGGGGTCTGCGGACCAGCGGTCATCGAGACGTTCCAAAATCGTTTCGCCGAACTCACCGAAGCCGTTCAAAACCTAAATCTAAAAATCAAATCGGAGTTAGGCGAAGAAGGAAAGAATCTTTGGATCACCAGTGAAATTCCGGGTCCGACGGAGATCCGCGAAAAATTTGAAAGAGAAGGCGCCACCGCAGTCACTTTTTTCCGAGACCTTTCCGAAACGATCGCACAGAAGATAGAAGAGAATACTTCTCTTTTTCTAAAAGCTAAGAAATCCTTCGAGTCCAGAGACTTTGAAAACAATGCTTCCGTCATCGAATCCGTCTTTGCTTCCGCAACCGATACGGGCGCCGGGAAAATTCTTTCCGCAATCTTCGAAGACAAGGATCCAAGTTCTCTCAAAGGACTTTCCGATAATCTCAAGGTCAGGGAAAAAAATCTCCTCGTGATCCTTGGAAGTAAAACTTCGGAAAGCGCGAGCGTTGTGATCACCTGTTCTCCCGAGTTGACTTCCAAGGGAATTCATTGTGGGAATCTCGTAAAGGCCGCTTGCGCGGCGTTAGGCGGTAAAGGCGGTGGTAAGCCGGACATGGCTCAGGGTGGTGGAAAGGATATTCAGAATCTGGATTCTGCGATTTCCGCCGCGGTCAAAGAAGCAAAACAAATCTTAAGTGGAGAAAGAATATGAGCGATCCATCCTTCGACGTAGTTTCCGAAATCAGCAGACCCGAACTGATCAACGCGGTCACACAGGCTCTCGGAGAAATCAAAACACGTTTTGATTTTAAGGGTTCCAAATCCGATATCCAACTCGAAGAAGAACAACTGATTCTTACTTCCGATAACGAAGGAAAACTCGAAAGTGTCATCGACGTTTTGGTTTCCAAGATGGCGAAACGCGGAATCGGTCTGAAGAATTTCGATTTCAAATCCAAGATAGAACCTGCGACCGGCGGAACCGTTCGTATGAAAGTCAAAATCCGAAAAGGAATGGAAAAGGAACAGACAAAGGAAGTCACGAGGTTGATCAAGGATTCCAAACTCAAGGTCAACGTGACCATCATGGGAGAATCGGTTCGTGTCGTCGGAAAGAAAAAAGACGATCTTCAAGAAGTGATTCATCTTTTAAAAACTTCCGATCTTCCCTTCGACGTTCAATTTACGAACTACAAATAAAATCGTTTCACCGAGGTTTGTTCTCGAACATTCCTCGTGTGATCTTTTCCTCGATTCTTATAAAATCAAAACCCTCGTCGTTTGTTCGGTTAGACTTTCCACCTTTTCAATCCATTCTTTTGAAGTCCGAGTTCGATCCAAATCTCGGAAAGAGGGGAATCGTATCCCACGTTTTGTTTTGGAGAATTCTTTTTCAGACTTCCTTCAAAAAACGAATGAGAATATTTCCATTCGAAGCCTTCTCGCTAAAAACTCGGGAAAGGCGAGAATCGAAAGAAAAGCGAATTTCAGAGAAACTTCTATTCCGACCAAACTCATTCCGAGATTCGGTTGACATTGGATTGCGAAGGATACAAAATCTGATTTCAAAAAGAGGTTGAACTGTTCCGGTTTCAAACCCAATCTAAGAATGAGTTCTCACTATGCCAATGACCGAAATCAAAACGGATAAAGATCTCGCCAAACTTCCGGAAGGAACCTTGGCGGAGCTTTTGGATGGTGAAATATTTATGGTTCCAGCTCCGATTCCCGAGCATCAAAGAATTTCTAGAAAACTTCTGATCGTCCTTTCAGAATACGTCGAGTTGAACTCACTCGGAGAATGTTTTGATTCTCTCATCGATGTTTTGTTAGACGAACACAACGTCGTTCAACCCGACCTGATTTTTATATCAAAGGAACGAAGTTCTATCATCCAAAGAACTCGTGTGGAAGGTGCTCCCGATTGGGTGGCGGAGATTCTCTCCGAAGGGAACGCGTATCACGATCTAAAGACGAAGAAGAAACTCTACGAAAAACACGGAGTCAAGGAATACTGGATTTTAGATCCGATGGAAAGATCGATCGAGATTTTTTCCAATGGAGAATCCGGTTTTAAATTGTGCGCGTCGGCGACTTCCGGTTCGATTTCCTCCCTTCTTTTTCGGGACTTTTCCGTGGATTTGGAAAGAATCTTCGGAAAACCGGATTCGATCAGCCAATTTCAAATCTAAAACAACTCGAAATCCAGGGATTCCTTAAGAAATGAATGCGAGAATTTTCTGAGTCGTATGTCTAATCGGAAAGGATCGAAGAATTCTTTTCTTAAACTTATCCTTAGGAACATTGGTCAAACTAGTATGAAAAAGTTAATTCTCGTCAGCGTTCTCGTAAGTTGTATTTCTTTTGGAGTTTTTGCCGAAGAAGAAAGTCCGGTAAAATTCAAACTGGAAAAGAGTTTTGGAAATTCTTATCTCTTAAAGATTGTCCACCCATCCAATTATGGAATTCAAAAGGACGCTCCTCACAAGATTCTTCTCAACGCCGGAAAAGGTGTTAAAGTCGAAAAGGCGGATCTCACCGTCAAAGGGAAGACCTCTGAAAAGAAAAAGGAATATCTGGCATCGGTCGATCCGATTCAACTGACGGTAACTGGAAAAGGAGATCTGGAAATTCATGGAAAGATCTACTATTGCAACTTCGATAAGAATATTTGTATTCCCGGAAAAATCCAACAAGTAGAAGTGATTCAGTAATCCTTTTGCAGAAACAGGTTTCGCATTCTTTCGAAAATTGTTGCGACGGTATCCAGCGTTTACTGCGAAGCCGGATCGAATCGGCTCTTTGATTTCTTTTCGAAATCCGATCCTATTGTTTTCGTAGATTGATTCCGAGGAGATAACTCATCTCCTTGGAAATTTTGGTCCGTTTCCTTTTGAAACGGAACGAAAATTAGCTTTTTCTAAAATTCCATTTTTCGTATGTGATTTCATATTCGTAGTAGGGTTTTCCGTCCCTATCCAGAGAACGGATTCTTTCCCCTCCCAATTTTTCCACCGCTTTCTGAGATCGTTTGTTATCGACTCCGATATGAAAGAGGACGGATCGGATTCCATTTTGAAAGCTGTGATTTAAGAGTAGGGATTTCATCGCCCGATTGAAGGCTCCACCCCAATATTCCTTGGCCAGAAACGTGTATCCGATCGCAATCGAACGTGAGGGAAGATCGAGGTCGTAATACCGCGTGTTTCCGATCAATCGACCGGTGTTGTAATCGATCACGACAAAGCCGCTTTTCCATTCCACTGCTTCCCGAAAATAGGGAGTAAAATTCTCCTTGAGATACCGGTCTCGGCTCGGGTGTTGCTCCCAAATGGAAGGATCCGATGCTACTTGAAAGAGTTCTTCAAAGTCGCTTTCTGTGATCGGTCTGAGGGTGATCAAATCGTCTTTTAGGATCGGTTGTAAGTCCATATGTACAATCTCAAATCCAGGGATCTCATTTCGACAATTCTCGTCAATAGGGATCGAATTCTACTCAGGATTTTGGTTCGTCTTTAAAATACGGCACAATCCTTTTCGATTGCATTCCCGGAAATTCCGTCCAGAAGATAACACCGATTCGGATCCAAGGTGAATTCGTTTCGAACGATCACTCCGTCACGAATTGATTTTGAAAAATCGAATGCCGCTTGATCCAGTAACATTCCTTCCGAGTCGCTTTTGATTTTGTAAATTCCCGAAGTCGGTCGAATTCCGAATCGATTTGACGTTTCTCCGGCATTGAGCGTAAATTCATTTTCTTGAATTTGAATTTGGAAATTTCCCCGATTCGTTGGTGATTGGATTCTCAGATTTTTGGAATTCGAAATCAATTGTATGAGTACACTTTCGGAGGCGGAAGGTTCTCCACAATCGTCTCGGTCAATCCCGATACGTGGGGAATTGTGGTGCAATTCTGCGTAACAATTGCAATCCGATTTGCAATGAATCGAAATCGTAATCGATACCCAAAGTAAAACCTTTCCAAGACGATCGATATTTTTTTCTCTCATGACAATAGTAGAGAATTGTTTAGAAGTTAAATCGGTCACCAAAAATTCGCTGTGAATGTTTAGAAAAGGAGTTCCTGATTCGATCGACGATCGGATGATTAGGGAAACATAAAATTCTTATGCAACCCCTTAGGATGAGTTCAAATGTGAGTTGCGAACAAAAGAGAAGGGTGCCGATTCCCATTTTTCTAATCGATCAAACGAAGAAAAAAATCGTTCTTACTTGGATAGGATTCGGTGAAAAGAGTCCCCAGGTCGGACTTAGAAGTCCGACAACGCGAGTAACGTTTCGATAAAAATTATCGTTTCAAAGAGGATCTTAAACCCGGAGAGTTGACCTGAAATAGAAAGTAAGTTTTTCCTTGAATTGCTCCGGATGACTTTACGATTTTTCCTTTTGTCTCAACCAGTTCTTTGATTACGATCTTATCAGAAGAACGAAACGTTTCTCCTTTTTCCGCGATCAACAGATTGATCGCCCTCTTGCGAGCGAGTTCTTGCGCGTTTTCCTGACTCCCTTCCAAGGAGGAGATGACGACTTGAAACGTGTCACCGTTGACAAAACCTTCTGCGGCTTTAATATATTCATCGGCGGTGTTGGAGTTGGATTCTTCTTGAACGGTCGTAGTGGATTCTTCTTTTCCGTTTTCAACGGGTTTTTTGGCCCCGGAAGAACAATCGATGAGGACGAAGATAGATAGGATACAGAAAATAACAATTCTCATGGCGGAGCCTCCGGCGTTTCTTTTTTAGAGATCGGTTGAATTCCCTTTCGTATAACGTTCGCATACAAATCTTTTTGAATATTTCTATAAATGAAAGTACAATTCGCAGGGTCACTGTAGTCTTCCCGAAAAAGAAACATGGAATTCAAAAACCAGGCGAAGGCTCCTCGATAGACTAACACGTCTTGGTTTAATTGTTTTGCTTTTTCTTTCTCTCGTTCCGCGGCTTTCGGATCGGGAATCGCAGAGGTGGTCGAAACACCCGTAGAAGGACCGTACGGATTGGAAGACTGGGTCGTGTTCGTCGACGTACCGGAGACGGCGACTCCGCCGGGAGTGGAACTAACGGATGTAGTATTCGTAATCTGGGTGGGGAGCGCGGGGTTCGTATTGTTGTTCGCAAGATCCGGTTTGATCACACCGAAAAGCCGATCGCTCTCTCTGATTTCAGTGATCAGAATCGAAACCGCCATCTCGTCCCTTTTGGTTTCCGCGATCTTTCTACACTGGTTTCTCAATTCTTGAATTCCAACGTCCTTGGAAGGAAGAGGGACTTTGACAAGAATCTGAAAAAATTCTCGGGAAATAAAACCGGTGTCTCTTACGTTTTCTAAAACTTTCTGTCTGTATTCCGGATCGGCGGGAACGCAGGAAAAAAAGAATAGAATCGCGATTCCTAAAAACGAATGATAAGGACGCATGAGACAAACATTTCCAAATCGAAAGTAAAAGGAAGCAGGATTTTTTTGGTGAACTTCTGGACACCAGGTCCCAAAGAGGAAAGACTGTAAGCATGCGTTTTATTAAACCGATTCTTAAACCTCGTTTGATTTTTGGAATCTGTCTCCTTCTTTCCTTTGCGTCCTTGTCCGCGGACGGTTCGATTTTTTCCGGTCTGAAAAAGACTTTAGAAGAAAAAACAAGAACCTTTCAAATGGAAAACGGACTGAGAGTTCTGATGATGAAGCGGGAAGATTCTCCCACGATTGCGGTCTACTCCAAATTTTTAGTCGGCTCCGCGGATGAAACCCCGGAGATCGCGGGCACGGCGCATCTTTTGGAACACATGCTCTTCAAAGGTACGAAAAATATCGGAACCACAAACTACGAAAAAGAAAAACCGTATTTGGATCAAATCGCCGTTTGGGGAAAACGTCTGGATTCTCTTCGTATCCAAGAACTCGAGATGAAATCGAGAGGCGAAGAGCCTTCGGCTGAATTTAAGAATCAAATCGAAACCTTACGAAATCGTTTCAACGTTCTTTTGGAATTACATCGTAAGTTCGTCGTCTCCAACGAAGACAATTATATTTATTCTCGAAACGGAGGAGTAGGCTTCAACGCGTACACTTCGAACGACGTTACGAATTATCAGATTCTTCTTCCCGCAAACCGTTTGGAAATTTGGGCCAAACTCGAATCAGATCGACTCAAAAATCCTATATTAAGAGAATATTATACGGAAAGAGAAGTTGTCTTAGAAGAAAGAAGGATGCGTGTAGAAAATCGAGGCATGGGAATTCTTCGTGAAAAATACATGGACGCCGCGTTTCCGAACGATCATCCGTATCGAATGCCTGTCATCGGTTACGAAAAAAATCTCGGATTCTTAGATCTCGAAAAGACCCAAAACTTTTTTAAGAATTATTACGATCCTCAGAGAATGGTCATCGCCGTCGTAGGATCTTTGGACTTCGAAAAGACCGAAGCAATTCTTCGTAATTACTTCGGAGATTTAAAAAAAGGAAAACCGGTTCCTTTGAAAAAAGTTTCCGAAGCCGGATTTGCGGGACCCAAGTTCGTTTCCGTAACGCACCCGAGCAATCCATCAAAAATTATCGGATTCAATAAACCGACATTCCCTCATCCGGACGACTCGGTCTTCGGTATCATCGACACGCTTCTCGCCGATGGAGAATCGGGTCGTCTTTTTAAAAGATTGGTTTTAGAGGAACAGATCGCACAAGGAGTTTCCTGCTGGAACGGAGATCCTGGCGACAGGCTTTCCAATCTTTTTTCGATCTACATCACGAACAACCAAAACGCGGATCAAAGAAAAGTGGAGAATCTGGTTCAAGAAGAATTGGATCGTTTGAAAACGGAGCCCATCACCGAAGACGAACTCTTTCGTATCAAAAATCAAATCCTCGGAAGTTATCTGAGAGGATTGGACGACAACGGAAAACTCGCCGATGTTTTATCCCTTTTTCAACTTCTCTACGGAGATTGGAAGGAACTCTTAAGAGGATACGAAGAATTGGACGCGGTCACTCCCGAGGACGTGCAAAGAGTCGCGCGTAAGTATTTCGTTCTCGAAAACAGAACGATCGCCGATCTCAATCCACCGGTCAAAGAAACAAAAATTTCGGGAAAATAGGACTCGAACGAAAACAAATTCATGAAACCTTATATTCAAAAAATCTATTTTATTCTGATCGTTTCGATCGTATTCATTTCACCGGTTTCTTCGGCTCCCGGTGACTTTGTGAAGAACGTAAAAATCCCACCGTTGAGTTTCGAGTTTCCGGAAGTGCAGACTTTTTCCTCCGGCAAGGGAACTGAAGTTTTATTTTTGCCCGGGGAAGAGTTTCCGCTTCGGAATCTGGAGATTCATATCTATTCCGGAATTCTTTCCAATCCGGAGTTACGGCCGGAAATACCTGAACTATTCGTGGAAGCTTGGAAACACAGCGGAACCGCTTCCGCCCCCGGGAGTAAGTTTTTGGAAACCCTCGAAGGATACGGAGCCAAACTCGATACGGATGCGAATTCGGATAAGATCGTGTTGACCGTTTCCTATCTTTCCCGTTTCGAAAAGGAAATCCTTCCTCTTTTGAAAGAATTTATTTCCAGTCCGTTGTTAAACGAAGAAGGTTTTTCGGTCGCAAAACTCAAATTAGAGGAAGCGATCAAACGGAGAAACGATAAACTTCCGGACATCGCGTATCGCAAAACCGCGGAACTCGTCTACAAAGGAACCGTTCTCGGGAAAAGCGCCGAATTGGATTCTCTCTCTAAAATCGGATCCTCCGATCTCAAGGAATATTTCGACAAAATCGTTTCAACGTCTTGGAGGGTCGTCTTACTCACCGGTGACTTGGAAAAAAAAGAAGCCGAACCTTTGATCGCTTCTTTGCTTCCGGATCGGGCTGTCGTTCGCGAGGGTGCAAAACCGATTCCAATCATCAGTACTCAGAGTTTAAAGAAGAATCTGGATTCTCTTCCGTATCAGATTCTGGGAGTGGACAAGGACGCGACTCAGAGTATCGTTCTGATGGCGGGAATTCTTCCTCCGCATCGAGATCCTGATTTTTACGCGATTCAACTCGCGAACTATATCATCGGAGGCGGCGGTTTTAGCTCTTACTTTATGCAAAGAATCCGTTCCGATCGAGGTCTTGCGTATTCTTCCAGTAGCGCCACTTATTTTGAAAAAGATTACGGAGTCGTTTATTTTACGACTCAGACAAAAACATCCACGACCAAAGAAGTTTACGATCTGATGCGAGAAATATTAAGCGAAGAAACGATTTCTAAGATCACGGAACAGGAACTCGAAACCGCAAAACAATCGATCGTCAATCGATTCATCTTTCAGTTTGCGGATAAGATGGGGATTCTTCATAACACGCTTCGTTTTCGCGAACACAATATGAGTTCCGATTATCTGAAAAATTATCGCGATAAGATCCAAGCCGTAACTCTTTCCGATCTCAAAAGAGTTGGGAAAAAATATTTCGTAAGTTCCGGAGTAAAGACCATTTTGACCGGTCCAAAGGATATTTCGAAAGGTATCAAAGAAACGATCAAGACCATCGCTCCGGAAGAAAGGATTCCCTGAGTGTATTGTAAGTTTCAACACAAACAATATCAGTTTGAAGGAATTTCGGAAGGTGGAATTCGTACTTCGATTTACCTTCCGTCTTTAAGTCTGATGTTCGATATCGGCGCGCAGAATCCGAATCGAATTCATCTTGATACGTTGCTCTTGACTCATTCTCACTTGGATCATTCCGCCGGGCTCCCTTATTACATTTCCCAGAGATCGCTTCGGAAACTCAAACCGCCTAAGATTTTTGTTCCGCCAGCGTTGGAAGCGCCTATGAGAAAAATTTTGGATCTTTATTCCCAGATCGAAGACTTTACGTACAATTACGATCTGAGGGCGGTTGCTCCCGGTGAAAAAGTGGATTTGGATCCTACTCATTTTTTTTCGCCGCATAAAACGTTTCATCGTGTTCCTTCCCAAGGTTATACGATCTATGAAAAAAGAAAAAAACTCAAAAAAGAATATCAGTCGCTTCCGCAACACGAACTGAACAAGATTCTAAAAGATAATTTGGAAGTTTCGGAACTCAGTTCCATTCCTGTGATCAGTTTTTCCGGCGATACAAAGATAGAATACGTCCTCGAAAGCGAGGATGTCGCAAATTCCAGTATTCTATTTATTGAATGTACTTATATCGATCAGGAACGAAACGTGGAACGCGCGAGAGAATGGGGTCATATTCACTTGGATGAAATCCTCGAAAATCTCTCTTCGTTTAAGAATGAAAAGATCGTACTCATTCACTTTTCGAAACGTTATCCTCTTCCTTACATAAGAGAAGTGTTGGCGGATAGGATTCCGGACGATCAAAAACACAGATTCCATCTTTTTATTCCATGAGCAAAGGAAGTCCTCCGGGAAAATACGGGACCTCCGTGTTTCTGGACGGTCTGGAAGAGAAGATCGATTCCGAGTTGGTCCCACGCCCGATTGCGATTCTCCGTCAAATGGAAGAAGACGCCGCTTCGGAAGGGATTCCCGTTCTGACTCCTGCCTCGGGAGCAGTTCTCAAATTCCTAGTCGAGGTAGAACAACCTTCGGAAATTCTTGAATTGGGAACCGGTTACGGGATTTCTCTTTTTTGGATGGCGAGCGGTTTGAAAAAGATCGCGAAGATCGTTTCCTTAGAAAGGGAAATTTACTACATCGCAAAGGTTCGTTCTTATCTTGAGCGACATCCTTTCGGTGATTTGGAGATCCATCTTCTCAAAACTCATTGTCTTCAATATCTCAAGGAAGCGAACGAAGATAACGGGAAAGAATGGAAAGGAAAATTCGTTTTTATAGATTGTGATAAGGTTCTTTATCCGGAAATTTTTCGACTCTTACGAAAACTTCGACCGGACGTCGCCGTGTTCGATAACGTGCTTTGGCATGGAAGAATTTTCGATGCAACTCGACAGGCCCCTTCCGATAAAGCGGTCCGGGAATTCTGGGAGGAAGTAAAGAACTCCGAATTGCCTCAGACTCTTTTTCCGGTCGGAGACGGTCTGCTCCAAATTCGTTTTCGAGAGAAGAATGAATCCGAGTAGGAAAACAACCTCTAAAAATACTAGTTGCGTTTTAAAACGCTGTGCTATACTTCCGCGTAGGAGATTCGCATGTCATTAAAAAGTTTCCCTATTTTCATCGTCCTATTCTTCATCGTTTCGTTTTCCATCGGAGCTCAGTCCGCCTCGACAAAGGAAGACGAAAAGGGCAGTGAGCTCGCGAGTGCCGCCAACGATCCGAAATACCAAGGCGACTATTTGGAAGAATTTCATTACGCGAGAACTTTGGATTCCATGAAGGAAAGAGTGAAAAATGATATTCACGCTCTCGCGACGGTGACGAAAAACTTCGGATCCAGCGTTCAGGGTTCCAATGAAGAATTGAACTCCATTTGGAAACAGTACAACGACGCTCTTCATTACTATTACAGAAGACAATACGTGGTCGCCGGAAGAAAGATGCGGGAAACGAGCGAAAATGTGGACAAACTCTACAATAAATTTTCGGATCAATACAATAAAAGAACGGATCAACTGCTCGGTGAATGTGCCGATACGATCGTTAGTGTGGAACAAACGCAGAACGGACTTACCGCTTCCTCTTCCGCAAGAAGCCGAGAAATTTCGGCAAATCACCACAAACTCCAAATCGCTTATTATCAGATGATCCAGGCGGATAGAATGAGAAAGGATTCCAGATACAAGGATTCTCTCATTCATTTCCGTTTAGCAAAAGAATACGGAATCTCCATTCTAAGTAAATTGAAAGCGGAAGAAGAAAGTAAGACCGTTCGTGA from Leptospira stimsonii encodes the following:
- the alaS gene encoding alanine--tRNA ligase; protein product: MKRQSVAEIREIFLNYFKDKSHSVVPSSSLLPAGDPTLLFTTAGMVQFKPFFTGAVELPYTRATSCQKCLRTTDLEVVGRTERHCTFFEMLGNFSFGDYFKEEAIEYALDCSVNHLGFDKEKIWVTVYTDDDEAEKIWLGKGIPKERITRLGKKDNFWGPAGDSGACGPCSELYLDRGVEKGGPDCATSGTCKPGCDCDRFLEFWNIVFNQFNQDTEGNLHPLKQTGIDTGSGLERVALLLQNVDSVYDTDELRKIISFYEELSGLKYSSENKTPFRVVTDHIRSVLFSIGDGIYPDRTGRGYVIRRLIRRATLFGRKLNFNEPFLYKLVDKVIEIYQGRYPELAKNAASLKKTILAEEELFHKTLELGLEKIETLVQKTKSSGHAVFSGADAFLLYGTYGFPAEMTEEIVAEHDLSFDKKGFQEELEKDRQFSRESWKVHKVSLMTGLNVEKTEFLGYSSLFEKGNIAHLFFDHKPTSVLKEGQAGAIVLNKTPFYPEGGGQVGDTGFLRNGKNVFKVLDTQKENDVIIHFGEVLSGEFSTGQDLNAEVEPLRRERLRFHHSGTHLLNGALRNLLGDHVLQKGSIVSPEYLRFDFSHPSALTHEEIRKIESWVNESIRKDFGVETKELAIDDAKKTGAVATFGEKYGDKVRVVQMGDASVEFCGGTHVTHTGEIGFFFIKKESSPGAGNRRIEGVCGPAVIETFQNRFAELTEAVQNLNLKIKSELGEEGKNLWITSEIPGPTEIREKFEREGATAVTFFRDLSETIAQKIEENTSLFLKAKKSFESRDFENNASVIESVFASATDTGAGKILSAIFEDKDPSSLKGLSDNLKVREKNLLVILGSKTSESASVVITCSPELTSKGIHCGNLVKAACAALGGKGGGKPDMAQGGGKDIQNLDSAISAAVKEAKQILSGERI
- a CDS encoding YajQ family cyclic di-GMP-binding protein — encoded protein: MSDPSFDVVSEISRPELINAVTQALGEIKTRFDFKGSKSDIQLEEEQLILTSDNEGKLESVIDVLVSKMAKRGIGLKNFDFKSKIEPATGGTVRMKVKIRKGMEKEQTKEVTRLIKDSKLKVNVTIMGESVRVVGKKKDDLQEVIHLLKTSDLPFDVQFTNYK
- a CDS encoding Uma2 family endonuclease; amino-acid sequence: MPMTEIKTDKDLAKLPEGTLAELLDGEIFMVPAPIPEHQRISRKLLIVLSEYVELNSLGECFDSLIDVLLDEHNVVQPDLIFISKERSSIIQRTRVEGAPDWVAEILSEGNAYHDLKTKKKLYEKHGVKEYWILDPMERSIEIFSNGESGFKLCASATSGSISSLLFRDFSVDLERIFGKPDSISQFQI
- the mpl17 gene encoding cell surface protein MPL17 — translated: MKKLILVSVLVSCISFGVFAEEESPVKFKLEKSFGNSYLLKIVHPSNYGIQKDAPHKILLNAGKGVKVEKADLTVKGKTSEKKKEYLASVDPIQLTVTGKGDLEIHGKIYYCNFDKNICIPGKIQQVEVIQ
- a CDS encoding GNAT family N-acetyltransferase yields the protein MDLQPILKDDLITLRPITESDFEELFQVASDPSIWEQHPSRDRYLKENFTPYFREAVEWKSGFVVIDYNTGRLIGNTRYYDLDLPSRSIAIGYTFLAKEYWGGAFNRAMKSLLLNHSFQNGIRSVLFHIGVDNKRSQKAVEKLGGERIRSLDRDGKPYYEYEITYEKWNFRKS
- a CDS encoding lipoprotein is translated as MRIVIFCILSIFVLIDCSSGAKKPVENGKEESTTTVQEESNSNTADEYIKAAEGFVNGDTFQVVISSLEGSQENAQELARKRAINLLIAEKGETFRSSDKIVIKELVETKGKIVKSSGAIQGKTYFLFQVNSPGLRSSLKR
- a CDS encoding M16 family metallopeptidase — translated: MRFIKPILKPRLIFGICLLLSFASLSADGSIFSGLKKTLEEKTRTFQMENGLRVLMMKREDSPTIAVYSKFLVGSADETPEIAGTAHLLEHMLFKGTKNIGTTNYEKEKPYLDQIAVWGKRLDSLRIQELEMKSRGEEPSAEFKNQIETLRNRFNVLLELHRKFVVSNEDNYIYSRNGGVGFNAYTSNDVTNYQILLPANRLEIWAKLESDRLKNPILREYYTEREVVLEERRMRVENRGMGILREKYMDAAFPNDHPYRMPVIGYEKNLGFLDLEKTQNFFKNYYDPQRMVIAVVGSLDFEKTEAILRNYFGDLKKGKPVPLKKVSEAGFAGPKFVSVTHPSNPSKIIGFNKPTFPHPDDSVFGIIDTLLADGESGRLFKRLVLEEQIAQGVSCWNGDPGDRLSNLFSIYITNNQNADQRKVENLVQEELDRLKTEPITEDELFRIKNQILGSYLRGLDDNGKLADVLSLFQLLYGDWKELLRGYEELDAVTPEDVQRVARKYFVLENRTIADLNPPVKETKISGK
- a CDS encoding MBL fold metallo-hydrolase — protein: MYCKFQHKQYQFEGISEGGIRTSIYLPSLSLMFDIGAQNPNRIHLDTLLLTHSHLDHSAGLPYYISQRSLRKLKPPKIFVPPALEAPMRKILDLYSQIEDFTYNYDLRAVAPGEKVDLDPTHFFSPHKTFHRVPSQGYTIYEKRKKLKKEYQSLPQHELNKILKDNLEVSELSSIPVISFSGDTKIEYVLESEDVANSSILFIECTYIDQERNVERAREWGHIHLDEILENLSSFKNEKIVLIHFSKRYPLPYIREVLADRIPDDQKHRFHLFIP
- a CDS encoding O-methyltransferase; this encodes MSKGSPPGKYGTSVFLDGLEEKIDSELVPRPIAILRQMEEDAASEGIPVLTPASGAVLKFLVEVEQPSEILELGTGYGISLFWMASGLKKIAKIVSLEREIYYIAKVRSYLERHPFGDLEIHLLKTHCLQYLKEANEDNGKEWKGKFVFIDCDKVLYPEIFRLLRKLRPDVAVFDNVLWHGRIFDATRQAPSDKAVREFWEEVKNSELPQTLFPVGDGLLQIRFREKNESE